A single window of Deinococcus planocerae DNA harbors:
- a CDS encoding type I restriction endonuclease subunit R, whose protein sequence is MSSFNESTVELAAIEWLGQLGYEYQYGPDIAPEVPGAERAAFSEVVLVERLRVALEHLNPGASAQALEEALRQLTAPDLHPNLLQANRALHALIVGGVRVELPDDSGGTRAEHLRVIDFDQPQGNSFLAVNQFTVTEARVERRPDLVLFVNGLPLVVLEFKNTRDERATIEKAFDQLQTYQLQLTRLMAYNALLVISDGTGARLGVVGAPFERFQPWKTVTGREVLPESLGTLIQGALSPAVLLDLLRHFTVFEADGPELVKKVAAYHQYHAVLRAVHQTVEASRADGDRKGGVVWHTQGSGKSLSMVFYAGKLVVQPELANPTLVILTDRNDLDDQLFGIFSRCAELLRQQPEQVGSRAALRELLGARAAGGIVFTTIQKFMPGDRGDTFPTLSERSNVVVIADEAHRSQYGMKARVDQNTGQLSYGFAKHMRDALPNATFLGFTGTPVELRDADTRAVFGEYIDVYDVQRAVDDGATVPIFYESRLVRIRPDDAAWDTLDSEFEDITEGEEVASREKLKTKWAALEALVGDPKRVRLVAEDLVQHFEQRQEVIEGKGMIVGMSRRICVALYDEIIRLRPEWEGAGDTEGVIKVVMTGSATDDKSWQKHIRSGARNREIADQFRQADSSMRLVIVRDMWLTGFDVPSLHTMYIDKPMHGHNLMQAIARVNRVFRDKPGGLVVDYLGLANSLKEAMRVYTDDGRVEPKRDFEEALDLMQEKLDVVRGILHGFDYTDFAGATPAERVALIAAGQDFVLGKREAVKERYIREVLALGQAYALAIPHPDALAVREEIVFLQTVRAALSKQETTQTRQARHEVNHAIQQLVEKAVAPDGVIDVFASAGLKRPDISILSESFLQEVRDMPQRNLAVDLLEKLLRDEVRTRSRRNVVQSQNFSAKLEDAIARYQSRSIETAQVIEELLDLARQMREAQRRGDDLRLSEDEIAFYDALEVNDSAVKIMGDDVLREIAHEIAETVRRNATVDWHLREQARAKLRLMVKKVLRRHGYPPDKTEKASQLVLDQAELFAGQVT, encoded by the coding sequence ATGAGTAGTTTCAACGAATCCACCGTCGAACTCGCCGCAATTGAATGGTTGGGGCAACTCGGCTACGAGTACCAGTACGGCCCCGACATCGCGCCCGAAGTGCCGGGGGCCGAGCGAGCAGCCTTTTCTGAGGTGGTCCTGGTTGAGCGGCTGCGCGTGGCACTCGAACATCTCAACCCCGGCGCCTCGGCCCAGGCACTCGAAGAAGCTCTGCGGCAACTGACCGCGCCGGACCTCCACCCCAACCTGCTTCAGGCCAACCGCGCCCTGCACGCCCTGATCGTGGGCGGCGTGCGGGTGGAGTTGCCCGACGACTCTGGAGGCACGCGGGCCGAGCATCTGCGGGTGATCGACTTCGACCAGCCCCAGGGCAACTCCTTCCTGGCGGTGAATCAGTTCACCGTGACCGAGGCCAGGGTGGAGCGCCGACCGGACCTCGTGCTGTTCGTCAACGGGCTCCCGCTGGTGGTGCTGGAGTTCAAGAACACGCGCGACGAACGGGCGACGATTGAAAAGGCGTTCGACCAGTTGCAGACGTACCAACTGCAACTCACGCGCTTGATGGCCTACAACGCCCTGCTGGTGATCTCGGACGGCACCGGGGCGCGGCTGGGCGTGGTGGGGGCGCCGTTCGAGCGGTTCCAGCCCTGGAAGACGGTCACGGGCCGGGAGGTGCTGCCCGAGAGCCTGGGCACGCTGATTCAGGGGGCCTTGAGCCCGGCGGTGCTGCTGGACCTGCTGCGGCACTTCACGGTGTTCGAGGCGGATGGTCCGGAGCTGGTGAAGAAGGTGGCGGCCTATCACCAATACCACGCGGTCCTGCGGGCAGTCCATCAGACGGTGGAGGCCAGCCGTGCCGATGGCGACCGCAAGGGCGGGGTGGTATGGCACACGCAGGGCAGCGGCAAGAGCCTGTCGATGGTCTTCTACGCCGGAAAGCTGGTGGTGCAGCCCGAACTGGCGAACCCGACGCTGGTGATCCTGACCGACCGCAACGACCTCGACGACCAGCTCTTCGGGATCTTCAGCCGCTGCGCGGAGTTGCTGCGGCAACAGCCCGAACAGGTGGGCAGCCGGGCCGCGTTGCGGGAGTTGCTGGGCGCGCGGGCGGCGGGCGGCATCGTCTTTACGACCATCCAGAAGTTCATGCCGGGGGACAGGGGCGACACCTTCCCCACGCTCTCGGAGCGTTCCAACGTCGTGGTGATCGCGGACGAGGCGCATCGCAGCCAGTACGGCATGAAGGCGCGGGTGGATCAGAACACCGGCCAACTGTCTTACGGCTTTGCCAAGCACATGCGCGACGCGCTGCCGAACGCGACCTTCCTGGGCTTCACGGGCACGCCCGTCGAGCTGCGGGACGCCGACACGCGCGCCGTGTTCGGCGAGTACATCGACGTGTACGACGTGCAGCGGGCGGTGGACGACGGCGCGACCGTACCCATCTTCTACGAGTCGCGGCTGGTTCGCATCAGGCCCGACGACGCGGCCTGGGACACCCTGGACAGCGAATTCGAGGACATCACCGAGGGCGAGGAGGTCGCCAGCCGCGAGAAGCTCAAGACGAAGTGGGCGGCGCTGGAGGCCCTGGTGGGCGACCCCAAACGGGTGCGGCTGGTCGCCGAGGACCTGGTACAGCACTTCGAGCAGCGGCAGGAGGTCATCGAGGGCAAGGGGATGATCGTAGGGATGTCACGACGCATCTGTGTAGCCCTGTACGACGAGATCATCCGCCTGCGCCCCGAGTGGGAGGGCGCCGGAGACACCGAGGGCGTCATCAAGGTCGTCATGACCGGCAGCGCCACCGACGACAAGAGCTGGCAAAAGCACATCCGCAGTGGCGCCCGCAACCGCGAGATCGCCGACCAATTTCGCCAAGCGGACAGCTCCATGCGGCTCGTCATCGTCCGGGACATGTGGTTGACGGGCTTCGACGTGCCCAGCCTGCACACCATGTACATCGACAAACCCATGCACGGCCACAACCTGATGCAGGCCATCGCCCGCGTGAACCGCGTGTTCCGGGACAAGCCGGGCGGGCTGGTGGTGGACTACCTGGGGCTGGCGAACAGCCTCAAGGAGGCCATGCGCGTCTACACGGACGACGGGCGGGTCGAGCCCAAGCGCGACTTCGAGGAAGCCCTGGACCTGATGCAGGAGAAGCTCGACGTGGTACGGGGCATCCTGCACGGGTTCGACTACACCGACTTTGCCGGGGCCACCCCGGCAGAGCGCGTGGCCCTTATTGCGGCGGGACAGGACTTCGTTCTTGGGAAGCGCGAGGCCGTCAAGGAGCGGTACATCCGGGAAGTGCTGGCCCTGGGGCAGGCCTACGCGCTGGCGATTCCACACCCCGACGCCCTGGCCGTGCGGGAGGAGATCGTCTTCCTGCAAACGGTTCGCGCCGCCCTGAGCAAGCAGGAAACTACCCAGACCCGGCAGGCGCGGCATGAGGTCAACCACGCCATCCAGCAACTCGTCGAGAAGGCGGTCGCGCCGGACGGGGTGATCGACGTGTTTGCGTCGGCGGGACTCAAGCGTCCAGACATCTCGATCCTGTCAGAGAGCTTTCTTCAGGAAGTACGCGACATGCCCCAGCGCAACCTCGCCGTAGACCTGCTGGAAAAACTGCTGCGGGACGAGGTGCGAACCCGTTCACGCCGCAACGTGGTTCAGTCGCAAAACTTCAGCGCGAAGTTGGAAGATGCCATTGCCCGATACCAGAGCCGCAGCATCGAGACGGCCCAAGTGATCGAGGAGTTGCTGGACCTGGCCCGGCAGATGCGGGAGGCTCAGCGGCGCGGCGACGACCTGCGGCTCTCGGAGGACGAAATCGCTTTTTACGACGCGTTAGAGGTCAACGACAGCGCGGTCAAAATCATGGGCGACGACGTTCTGCGGGAGATTGCACATGAGATCGCCGAAACAGTGAGGCGTAATGCCACAGTCGATTGGCACCTCCGCGAACAAGCGCGGGCCAAGTTGAGATTAATGGTGAAAAAGGTTCTGCGCAGGCACGGCTACCCGCCGGACAAGACCGAAAAGGCCAGCCAGTTGGTCCTTGATCAGGCGGAACTCTTCGCCGGACAGGTCACGTAA
- a CDS encoding methyltransferase domain-containing protein: MNDTPSPSADHWQAEHYRDRHAFVFETSRDLVSGWLAPQPGERVLDLGCGTGELTAQIAGSGAVVTGVDASPDMIAAARERHPGVTFRLEDAHHLTFQAEFGAVFSNAALHWMNPLPPVWAFPSPAELATLLETAGFRVERLHRFGRPSVLSGADGLRAWLEGFAGAWLAPLGDDERQAVLARAEERARPRLWNGQDWVADYVRLRALAVKA, encoded by the coding sequence GTGAACGACACCCCTTCCCCCTCCGCCGATCACTGGCAGGCCGAGCACTACCGCGACCGTCACGCCTTCGTCTTCGAGACGAGCCGTGACCTCGTGTCGGGCTGGCTCGCGCCGCAGCCGGGCGAACGTGTCCTCGACCTGGGGTGCGGCACGGGAGAACTGACCGCCCAGATCGCCGGGAGCGGCGCGGTGGTGACGGGCGTGGACGCCTCACCCGACATGATCGCGGCGGCACGGGAGCGGCACCCCGGTGTGACCTTCCGGCTGGAGGACGCCCACCACCTCACCTTCCAGGCGGAGTTCGGCGCCGTGTTCAGCAACGCGGCGCTGCACTGGATGAACCCCCTGCCGCCCGTGTGGGCCTTCCCCAGCCCCGCGGAGCTGGCGACGCTCCTGGAGACGGCAGGCTTCCGGGTCGAGCGTCTGCACCGCTTTGGCCGCCCCTCGGTCCTGAGCGGCGCGGACGGCTTGCGGGCGTGGCTGGAGGGCTTCGCGGGGGCTTGGCTCGCGCCACTCGGAGACGACGAACGGCAAGCCGTCCTGGCCCGCGCCGAGGAGCGGGCGAGGCCCCGGCTGTGGAACGGGCAGGACTGGGTGGCCGACTACGTGCGGCTGCGGGCGCTGGCGGTGAAGGCGTGA
- a CDS encoding rod shape-determining protein, producing the protein MRFSEDIGIDLGTATFLIYTKSRGLVLQEPSVIAMTRDSKQVKAVGEEAYRMIGRTPGGIVAVRPIKDGVIADELLTERMITMFLQKVQGGAGRMFGLKPQLMVGIPSNVSDVERRAVLRAALNANARRAFLIEEPLAAAIGAGLKIAEPVGSMIVDIGGGSSDIAVISLGGIVVSESLRVAGDEFDESIIRYVRRKHNVLVGERTAEEIKVKVGAATLLDEGENLTAEVRGRDLVNGLPKTITLDTREVVEALSEPVSQIVEGVKRVLEITPPELVSDILDHGIVMTGGGSLLRNFDVLIQQATNIPVRVAENAVEAVAIGTGMALEMIPVLGDSLVSSDHYLRR; encoded by the coding sequence GTGAGGTTTTCTGAAGACATCGGCATCGATCTGGGTACCGCGACATTCCTGATTTACACCAAGAGCCGGGGCCTGGTCCTTCAGGAACCCAGCGTGATCGCCATGACGCGCGACAGCAAGCAGGTCAAGGCCGTCGGCGAGGAGGCCTACCGCATGATCGGGCGCACCCCCGGCGGGATCGTCGCCGTGCGGCCCATCAAGGACGGCGTGATCGCCGACGAACTCCTCACCGAGCGGATGATCACCATGTTCCTGCAAAAGGTGCAGGGCGGGGCGGGGCGCATGTTCGGCCTCAAGCCGCAGCTCATGGTGGGCATTCCCAGCAACGTGAGCGACGTGGAAAGGCGGGCGGTGCTGCGCGCGGCGCTGAATGCCAACGCCCGGCGCGCCTTCCTGATCGAGGAGCCGCTCGCGGCGGCCATCGGGGCGGGGCTCAAGATCGCCGAGCCGGTGGGCAGCATGATCGTGGACATCGGCGGCGGGAGCAGCGACATCGCGGTCATCTCGCTCGGCGGCATCGTGGTCAGCGAGTCGCTGCGGGTGGCCGGGGACGAGTTCGACGAGAGCATCATCCGCTACGTGCGGCGCAAGCACAATGTCCTGGTGGGCGAGCGCACCGCCGAGGAGATCAAGGTCAAGGTGGGGGCCGCCACCCTCCTCGACGAGGGCGAGAACCTCACCGCCGAGGTGCGGGGCCGCGACCTCGTGAACGGCCTGCCGAAGACGATCACGCTCGATACCCGCGAGGTGGTCGAGGCGCTCAGCGAGCCCGTCAGCCAGATCGTCGAGGGCGTCAAGCGGGTGCTGGAGATCACCCCGCCCGAACTCGTGAGCGACATCCTCGACCACGGCATCGTGATGACGGGCGGCGGCTCCCTGCTGCGCAACTTCGACGTGCTGATCCAGCAGGCGACGAACATCCCCGTGCGGGTGGCGGAAAACGCCGTCGAGGCCGTCGCCATCGGCACGGGCATGGCGCTGGAGATGATCCCGGTGCTCGGCGACAGCCTCGTGTCGAGCGACCACTACCTGCGCCGCTGA
- a CDS encoding acyl-CoA dehydrogenase, protein MTTTVTPPDSGLGFALSDEQRLIVGHVRDYCRAEIAPLSAEYDRSGEYPWPQLRGLAELGLLGATVPEAWGGAGLDAVTYALCLEEIAAADASVAVIVSVQNGLPEKMLLKYGTDAQREKYLRPLATGERIGAFCLTESGAGSDAASLQLRATRDGEDWVLSGAKAWITSGGQADTYLVMARTGGPGARGVSCFVVEKGTPGLSFGRTEEKLGLHAAHTTTVTFDGVRVPQGNMVGEEGQGLIIALSSLDSGRVGIAMQALGIARAALEHATRYAAEREQFGKKLREFEGVSFKIARMAARIEAARLVSLKAAWLGEQGQPHGKEASIAKLLASEAAVDAARDAIQIFGGNGYSREYPVERLYRDAKVTEIYEGTSEIQQLVISRAVFGEIVG, encoded by the coding sequence ATGACCACCACCGTCACTCCCCCCGACTCCGGCCTGGGCTTCGCCCTGTCGGACGAGCAGCGATTGATCGTCGGGCACGTCCGCGACTACTGCCGCGCCGAGATCGCCCCGTTGAGTGCCGAGTACGACCGCAGCGGCGAGTACCCCTGGCCGCAACTGCGTGGCCTGGCCGAGCTGGGTCTCCTGGGAGCGACCGTGCCCGAGGCGTGGGGCGGGGCCGGGCTCGACGCCGTGACCTACGCCCTGTGCCTGGAGGAGATCGCCGCCGCCGACGCCTCGGTGGCCGTGATCGTCTCCGTGCAAAACGGCCTGCCGGAGAAGATGCTGCTGAAGTACGGCACGGACGCCCAGCGTGAGAAGTACCTGCGCCCCCTCGCCACGGGCGAGCGCATCGGCGCATTTTGCCTCACCGAGAGCGGGGCGGGCTCCGACGCTGCCAGCCTGCAACTCCGGGCCACGCGCGACGGCGAAGATTGGGTCCTCAGCGGCGCCAAGGCCTGGATCACCTCGGGTGGGCAGGCGGACACCTACCTCGTGATGGCGCGCACGGGCGGTCCCGGGGCCCGCGGCGTGAGCTGCTTCGTCGTCGAGAAGGGCACCCCCGGCCTCTCCTTCGGGCGCACTGAGGAGAAGCTGGGGCTGCACGCCGCGCACACGACCACCGTGACCTTCGACGGGGTGCGCGTGCCGCAGGGGAACATGGTCGGCGAGGAGGGCCAGGGCCTGATCATCGCCCTGTCCAGCCTCGACTCGGGGCGGGTGGGGATTGCCATGCAGGCCCTCGGGATCGCCCGCGCGGCGCTGGAGCACGCCACCCGTTACGCCGCCGAGCGCGAGCAGTTCGGCAAGAAGCTCCGCGAGTTCGAGGGGGTTTCCTTCAAGATCGCCCGCATGGCCGCCCGCATTGAGGCCGCCCGGCTCGTCTCCCTCAAGGCCGCGTGGCTGGGCGAGCAGGGCCAGCCCCACGGCAAGGAGGCCAGCATCGCCAAGCTGCTCGCCTCGGAAGCCGCCGTGGACGCTGCGCGCGACGCCATCCAGATTTTCGGCGGCAACGGCTACAGCCGCGAGTACCCCGTCGAACGCCTCTACCGCGACGCCAAGGTCACCGAGATTTACGAGGGCACCTCGGAGATTCAGCAGCTCGTGATCAGCCGGGCGGTGTTCGGGGAGATCGTGGGCTGA